From a single Mycolicibacterium moriokaense genomic region:
- a CDS encoding ATP-binding protein yields the protein MTEQAPPRSTQTAAVRARGRSDNRNPREYLDNLTLARKEGWRAMVEAPPLIRPEPLSNRRLRQLGRAAKEDYNDQRRRWHAQMGTVMTAECQSVLEQLEDFVACNCQTGEDAKPLIALSGLPGLGKSTVARVFGKRLHLRHIERYGATTRAGDERWPVCRIGMTASTGTREFNAALCDFYAHPGVSRASAQQLLRCALDDVWSCETRLLIIDDLHFLRGRHERMTDLSNQFKYIANEFPLTVLLIGIGLHERNALLDDRNAYRDHEMEQLLRCTTPVDMSPFGVDTETQRRRWRDVLLTLEQRLLLTQKYPGMLADDLSDQLFVRSTGHIGSLMALIRLACQKAMRTGTEKLTADLIDTCRIDSAAELGRRELQAAFRTGRKTTRLRTAPPP from the coding sequence ATGACAGAACAAGCCCCTCCGCGGTCGACGCAGACAGCCGCCGTGCGAGCACGCGGCAGATCGGACAACCGAAACCCGCGTGAATACCTGGACAACCTGACCTTGGCGCGCAAAGAGGGATGGCGCGCAATGGTTGAGGCACCGCCGCTCATCAGGCCAGAACCGTTGTCCAACAGACGACTTCGGCAACTAGGTCGGGCGGCCAAAGAAGACTACAACGATCAGCGGCGCCGTTGGCACGCTCAGATGGGCACGGTCATGACCGCCGAATGCCAATCGGTGCTGGAGCAACTCGAAGACTTCGTGGCGTGCAACTGCCAGACCGGTGAGGACGCCAAACCCCTGATCGCGCTCAGCGGCCTGCCCGGCTTGGGAAAAAGCACAGTAGCGCGGGTCTTCGGAAAGCGCCTACACCTGCGACACATCGAGCGCTACGGAGCGACCACCCGCGCGGGCGACGAGCGGTGGCCGGTGTGCCGGATCGGTATGACCGCCTCCACCGGAACCCGCGAATTCAACGCCGCGTTGTGCGATTTCTATGCCCATCCCGGCGTGTCTCGGGCCAGCGCACAGCAGCTTCTGCGATGCGCGCTCGATGATGTGTGGTCGTGTGAGACACGGCTGCTGATCATCGACGACCTGCACTTCTTGCGGGGCCGCCATGAGCGGATGACCGACCTGAGTAACCAGTTCAAATACATCGCCAACGAATTCCCACTGACTGTGCTTCTGATCGGTATCGGGCTGCACGAACGCAACGCGCTCCTCGATGACCGCAACGCCTATCGCGACCACGAGATGGAGCAGCTGCTGCGCTGCACGACGCCGGTGGACATGTCACCGTTTGGCGTCGATACCGAGACGCAGCGGCGGCGGTGGCGCGACGTGCTGCTCACCCTGGAACAACGACTGCTGTTGACCCAGAAGTATCCAGGCATGCTGGCCGATGACCTATCCGATCAGCTGTTCGTGCGCAGCACCGGTCACATCGGATCGCTGATGGCGCTGATCAGGCTGGCCTGCCAAAAAGCCATGCGCACCGGCACCGAGAAACTCACCGCCGACCTGATCGACACGTGCCGCATCGACAGCGCCGCCGAACTAGGCCGCCGCGAGCTGCAAGCAGCGTTTCGCACCGGCCGAAAAACTACACGCCTGCGAACAGCGCCGCCACCATGA